From the Planktothrix tepida PCC 9214 genome, one window contains:
- a CDS encoding pantothenate kinase, translating into MRQFSSSSIVSEQPWFGLMLGNSRRHWAKLAGTTVLEAWNEENTDQPPTFTDNLPLLVASVVSEPTQYGATSPLVRALTLADVPLNGMYSTLGIDRALAVFGGGTCYGWPILVIDAGTALTLTGADAHQRLVGGAILPGLGLQQSSLAQRTATLPTIEFSQNLPQRWATDTPEAIQSGIIYTLLAGMHDFIKAWQTEHPNSAVILTGGDRTLLHRYFTKQFPDTKTHLLVDPHLIFRGMAALKTEHGW; encoded by the coding sequence ATGCGTCAATTCTCTTCATCTTCGATAGTCAGTGAACAGCCTTGGTTTGGATTAATGCTGGGAAATTCCCGCCGACATTGGGCAAAACTAGCGGGTACAACCGTATTAGAAGCTTGGAATGAGGAAAATACGGATCAACCCCCTACCTTCACAGACAATCTGCCCTTACTGGTGGCCTCTGTGGTTTCCGAACCCACTCAATACGGGGCAACATCCCCCCTGGTGCGAGCGTTAACCTTGGCAGACGTTCCCCTCAACGGGATGTATTCAACTTTAGGTATTGATCGAGCCTTAGCCGTTTTCGGTGGCGGAACCTGCTATGGATGGCCAATTTTAGTTATTGATGCCGGAACAGCCCTGACTTTAACCGGAGCAGATGCCCATCAACGGTTAGTCGGAGGGGCTATTTTGCCCGGTTTAGGTCTGCAACAATCTTCCTTAGCCCAAAGAACGGCCACCTTACCGACGATTGAATTTTCCCAAAATCTACCCCAACGCTGGGCAACCGACACCCCAGAAGCCATTCAGAGTGGAATTATTTATACACTATTGGCGGGAATGCACGATTTTATCAAAGCTTGGCAAACAGAACATCCTAATAGTGCTGTTATTCTCACAGGAGGCGATCGCACCCTATTACACCGTTACTTTACCAAGCAGTTTCCTGATACGAAGACTCATCTGTTGGTTGATCCTCATCTAATATTTCGGGGGATGGCGGCTCTGAAAACTGAACATGGGTGGTAA
- a CDS encoding alpha/beta fold hydrolase — MYQLFHHFRVQIPQGQIFWREAGYGPTIIFLHGSWADSSQWIPLMQHLSLEYHCVAPDVLGCGESRSFTKIHPSISLEVECLAEQIKSLKLKEFCLVGHGLGAWIATRYALEYPDAVKGLVVIAPEGVEFPNYKKEWGRIRQLAANFSPLIWFLKLIYPLAFLFGQGKKIQAELNQRQMMLQWPVANKLLYQRRWAEIHGEMLNQRLHELRLPTLVLQGNEDTAMAYQHSKTYSEITPMAQCQIIEGGQPNLPVQMPEVIAQSIRTFITTHVQFSEPPSPEILDEDQPTDESSYQETAW, encoded by the coding sequence ATGTATCAATTATTCCATCATTTTCGGGTTCAAATTCCCCAAGGCCAGATTTTCTGGCGTGAAGCTGGCTATGGCCCTACGATTATTTTTCTGCATGGGTCTTGGGCGGATAGTAGTCAATGGATTCCGTTGATGCAGCACTTAAGTCTTGAATATCATTGTGTTGCACCGGATGTTTTGGGATGTGGAGAATCTCGATCTTTTACGAAAATTCACCCTTCTATTAGTTTGGAAGTGGAGTGTTTAGCCGAACAAATTAAATCCCTGAAACTGAAGGAATTTTGTTTAGTGGGTCACGGTTTGGGCGCCTGGATTGCCACTCGTTATGCTTTAGAATATCCTGATGCTGTGAAAGGCTTAGTGGTGATTGCCCCGGAGGGAGTGGAATTTCCCAACTATAAAAAAGAATGGGGACGAATCCGGCAATTAGCGGCTAATTTTTCCCCCTTGATTTGGTTTTTGAAACTGATTTATCCCTTAGCGTTTCTATTTGGACAAGGAAAAAAAATTCAGGCTGAGTTGAACCAGAGGCAGATGATGTTGCAGTGGCCCGTTGCGAATAAATTGTTATATCAGCGTCGGTGGGCGGAAATTCACGGGGAAATGCTGAATCAACGTCTCCATGAGTTGAGGTTGCCGACTTTGGTTTTACAAGGAAATGAAGATACTGCCATGGCTTATCAACACAGTAAAACTTATTCCGAAATTACACCGATGGCTCAATGTCAAATTATTGAGGGCGGACAACCGAATTTACCCGTACAAATGCCAGAAGTGATTGCTCAATCGATTAGAACGTTTATTACCACCCATGTTCAGTTTTCAGAGCCGCCATCCCCCGAAATATTAGATGAGGATCAACCAACAGATGAGTCTTCGTATCAGGAAACTGCTTGGTAA
- a CDS encoding GAF domain-containing protein, whose translation MSILHLDAPYCSWPKNYMFSYFESEKPASIALLEDDIDKHQIQFYDLLNQINKEIISTLDLDKVLSSACQQLGQIIQCSRVSILVKESNSEQEFMTRGEYNSGEYSSQLGIKLSVNDNLYLQVLLSQSQPLAVTKFQDFPGLGETTKALIDQLEIQSMLAIAVRYQGEVQGIIGLQQCDREREWQDWEIQLLDGIASPLAIAIHHAQLYQETRCKAEQEALLRLVINQIRSSLELNTILKTAVQGVRQVLNTDRVVIYQFIDGWQGEIKVEDYRVPWPSIFGDKITDNCFPEQHGNLYKNGRVRAINDIHQSDLDPCHVNFLAALQVRANLVVPILMGGETEQNQSNNQLWGLLIAHECSHPRYWKSWEIEGLQQLADQLAIAIKQAQLYTKVQETAWQYKLQTQQLQATLEELKNAQMQLIQSEKLSSLGQMVAGVAHEINNPNNFIYANISHARGYVDNLVNALNQCREFSPEMAEFFSQISEEIELDFIREDFPHLIDSMEQGSVRIRSIVNRLKDFAHLDESEWKFVDLTEGLETSLSLLEHKMNQISVQKHYEKIPKINCFAGQINQVFFQILNNAIYAVKERGKDGKITIKIANKNSDFIQIIIQDNGLGIPDDIKSRIFDPFFTTKPVGQGTGMGLAICYQVIVKGHGGKLEFKSQEGQGTEFIIEIPCQ comes from the coding sequence ATGTCTATACTTCATTTAGATGCTCCTTACTGTTCATGGCCAAAAAACTATATGTTCAGCTATTTTGAATCTGAAAAACCCGCTTCGATTGCCTTATTGGAAGACGATATAGATAAACATCAGATTCAATTTTATGATCTGCTCAATCAGATTAATAAAGAAATTATTAGTACCTTAGATTTAGATAAAGTTTTAAGTTCAGCCTGTCAACAACTGGGTCAAATTATTCAATGTAGTCGGGTGAGTATTTTAGTCAAAGAATCTAACTCTGAGCAGGAATTTATGACGCGAGGTGAATATAATTCGGGGGAATATTCGAGTCAACTGGGAATTAAACTCAGCGTCAATGATAATCTGTATTTACAGGTTTTATTGTCTCAATCGCAACCTTTGGCGGTGACAAAATTTCAAGACTTTCCGGGTTTAGGAGAAACAACAAAAGCTTTAATTGATCAGTTAGAAATTCAATCCATGTTAGCCATTGCCGTTCGTTATCAAGGGGAAGTTCAAGGGATTATTGGACTTCAGCAATGTGATCGAGAACGGGAATGGCAAGATTGGGAAATTCAACTGTTAGATGGAATTGCATCTCCTTTAGCGATCGCCATTCATCATGCTCAATTATATCAAGAAACTCGCTGTAAAGCGGAACAAGAAGCGTTATTACGGTTAGTGATTAATCAAATTCGCAGTAGTTTAGAATTAAATACCATTTTAAAAACGGCTGTTCAAGGGGTTCGGCAGGTTTTGAATACAGATCGAGTCGTAATTTATCAGTTTATAGACGGTTGGCAAGGAGAAATTAAAGTTGAGGATTATCGAGTGCCTTGGCCGTCAATTTTTGGGGATAAAATCACAGATAATTGTTTTCCTGAACAACATGGAAACCTCTATAAAAATGGACGAGTTCGGGCAATTAATGATATTCATCAATCGGATTTAGATCCCTGTCATGTAAATTTTTTAGCTGCGTTACAAGTCCGAGCGAATTTAGTTGTCCCGATATTAATGGGAGGAGAAACTGAACAAAATCAATCTAATAATCAACTTTGGGGATTATTAATTGCTCATGAATGTAGTCATCCTCGGTATTGGAAATCCTGGGAAATTGAAGGATTACAACAACTTGCAGATCAATTAGCAATTGCTATTAAACAAGCACAACTGTATACCAAAGTTCAAGAAACCGCTTGGCAATATAAACTTCAAACTCAACAGTTACAAGCGACCTTAGAAGAACTCAAAAATGCCCAGATGCAACTGATTCAAAGTGAAAAGCTATCAAGTTTAGGTCAAATGGTAGCGGGAGTTGCCCATGAAATTAATAATCCTAATAACTTTATTTATGCTAATATTTCCCATGCCAGAGGGTATGTTGATAATTTGGTAAATGCTTTAAATCAATGTCGAGAATTTAGTCCTGAAATGGCAGAGTTTTTCAGTCAAATTAGTGAAGAAATCGAATTAGATTTTATTCGAGAAGACTTTCCCCATTTAATTGATTCTATGGAACAAGGCAGTGTGCGAATTCGCTCCATTGTTAATCGTTTAAAAGATTTTGCCCATTTGGATGAATCGGAATGGAAATTTGTTGATTTAACAGAAGGGTTAGAAACCAGTCTAAGTTTATTAGAACATAAAATGAATCAAATTAGTGTCCAGAAACACTACGAAAAAATTCCTAAAATCAATTGTTTTGCGGGTCAAATTAATCAAGTGTTTTTTCAAATTTTAAATAATGCCATTTATGCCGTTAAAGAGCGAGGGAAAGATGGAAAAATTACGATTAAAATTGCTAATAAAAACTCCGATTTTATCCAAATTATTATTCAGGATAATGGCTTAGGAATTCCCGATGACATTAAATCTCGAATTTTTGATCCCTTTTTTACAACAAAACCTGTAGGTCAAGGGACAGGAATGGGACTCGCTATCTGCTATCAAGTGATTGTTAAAGGTCATGGCGGGAAGTTAGAATTTAAGAGTCAGGAAGGACAAGGAACAGAATTTATCATTGAGATTCCTTGCCAATAA
- a CDS encoding hybrid sensor histidine kinase/response regulator: MTHSSDSSHAQPVDILIVDDTPDNLRLLSSMLLEQGYKVRKAMNGKRAIQAVEAILPDLILLDIMMPEMNGYEVAKFLKESVNYQDIPIIFLSALNDPLDKVLAFDVGGVDYISKPFHVQEVLVRVKTQLMIRQQQKQLQAQNEQLKQEIQHRQNIESKLSLLIHAISQDLKNPMTIILKGLKSLLTKNLVSDSSGIIVPRDIIARMVNSCDRQLTLINSLVETTDIEIQGISLECKPLSIYTFIQTLVGDWQPIISKNQASLKSNISQDLPLIKADSHQLLRIFEHLFSNAIKYNAPGITLTVAAEVISTENHSSFVRCTVSDNGVGINSEDIETLFDLYQRENHLSKIKGLGLGLYLCRQIITAHGGKIGVISSPNQGATFWFTIPVWAE, encoded by the coding sequence ATGACTCATTCTTCTGATTCTTCTCATGCTCAACCTGTAGATATTTTAATCGTGGATGATACCCCCGATAATTTACGTTTGTTATCTTCCATGTTATTAGAACAAGGCTATAAAGTTCGCAAAGCCATGAATGGAAAACGCGCTATTCAAGCGGTAGAAGCGATTCTTCCTGATTTGATTTTATTAGATATTATGATGCCAGAAATGAATGGTTATGAAGTTGCAAAATTTCTGAAAGAGTCTGTTAATTATCAGGATATTCCCATTATATTTCTGAGTGCTTTAAATGATCCTTTAGATAAAGTGTTAGCGTTTGATGTGGGGGGAGTGGATTATATTAGTAAACCTTTTCATGTTCAGGAAGTGTTAGTTCGGGTGAAAACTCAATTGATGATTCGTCAACAACAAAAACAACTACAAGCACAAAATGAACAGTTAAAACAGGAAATTCAACACCGTCAAAATATAGAATCTAAATTAAGCTTGTTGATTCATGCCATATCCCAGGATTTAAAAAATCCGATGACAATAATCTTGAAAGGATTAAAAAGTTTACTGACCAAAAATTTAGTGTCAGATTCATCGGGTATTATTGTTCCTAGAGATATTATAGCACGGATGGTGAATAGTTGCGATCGCCAATTAACCTTGATTAATTCTTTAGTGGAAACAACAGATATCGAAATTCAAGGGATTTCTTTAGAGTGTAAACCGCTCTCTATCTATACTTTCATTCAGACTTTAGTAGGAGATTGGCAACCGATTATTAGCAAAAATCAGGCTTCCTTAAAAAGTAATATTTCTCAAGATTTGCCTTTAATTAAAGCAGATTCTCATCAACTTTTACGAATATTTGAGCATTTATTCTCTAATGCGATTAAATATAATGCTCCAGGGATTACTTTAACGGTTGCAGCCGAAGTAATTTCAACAGAAAATCATTCGTCTTTCGTTCGGTGTACTGTTTCTGATAATGGAGTGGGAATTAATAGCGAAGATATTGAAACTCTGTTTGACCTCTATCAAAGAGAAAACCATCTCAGCAAAATTAAAGGGTTAGGATTAGGTTTATATCTGTGTCGGCAAATTATTACCGCTCATGGCGGTAAAATTGGGGTAATTTCTAGTCCTAACCAAGGGGCAACTTTTTGGTTTACAATTCCAGTTTGGGCTGAATAA
- a CDS encoding hybrid sensor histidine kinase/response regulator: MNPFNHSIRHLSGNLRLRTVLIIPFLLQMIVAVGLTGYLSYRNGQKAINDLVTQLQQEIANRIQERLDNYLAKPYFLNQINVEAVQLGILNINNSQLLEQRFFKQIQLLKSIQGIYFANPQGEIVLVNHNSSQGFLALISENFPKRAIYQLDENGNRTQRIATDLYDAKTRPWYQQAMQANQTKWSGVYTFSRGDVGITLATPIYDQTGDFKGLMAVDLLLELISDFLHNIKISPTAQTFIVDDSGQLVATSTEEKPYIKSEENQIAKPLKAIESSNGLTQSTVKYLIQNFHQFNQIQTLQQLEFTWNGQKHFLQVLPYKDQYGLNWFVVVVIPESDFMEHIHENNRITILLCLGALGLAIILGIITSRWVSQPIFELSQAADGLSKGNWGTPVQHKPIYELRRLAQAFNQMRIQLKQSYHKLEEYSKSLEQKVAERTHELEEAKQAADAANRAKSTFLANMSHELRTPLNAILGFSQLMSRNPTFSQGSQELKIINRSGEHLLELINDILDLSKIEAGKTILTEQSFDLYQFLDTLEGMLKIRVTSQGLQFIVQYGEEVPRYIISDEKKLRQVLINLLGNAIKFTEKGQVILRVKPLPFQEHLPGENSNNKLYLSFEVEDTGMGIKPEELQDLFDAFVQTESGQKSQQGTGLGLAISRKFVQMMGGDITVSSQFGVGSIFQFTILTTQAEFSESSHQHTLGKVIGLLPNQPDYKILVVDEVVENRLLVKRLLNSVGFEVFEAGNGLEAIQVWEQYQPQLIWMDMRMPVMDGYTATRQIKQRHQGKNTVIIALTASALQDEEHIILEAGCDDIVRKPFQEAELFDKMAQYLGIQYIYENESPQDSPSLNSIQSLTPEIFQKMPLAWVQQLHQAAVSGDDSWVSELIQQIPDSQVELAEILTLLVDEFRLDTISDITKLVI; the protein is encoded by the coding sequence ATGAACCCTTTTAATCATTCTATCAGGCATCTATCCGGGAACTTAAGATTACGAACAGTTTTAATTATTCCGTTTCTGCTTCAAATGATTGTTGCTGTTGGATTAACGGGGTATTTATCCTATCGGAATGGACAAAAAGCAATTAATGATTTAGTCACGCAGTTACAACAAGAAATTGCAAATCGGATTCAAGAACGTTTGGATAATTATTTAGCTAAACCTTATTTTTTAAATCAAATTAATGTAGAAGCGGTGCAACTGGGAATTTTAAATATAAACAACTCCCAACTTTTAGAGCAACGATTTTTTAAACAAATTCAATTATTAAAATCTATTCAAGGGATTTATTTTGCTAATCCTCAAGGAGAAATTGTTTTAGTTAATCACAATTCTTCTCAAGGATTTCTTGCCTTAATTAGTGAAAATTTTCCCAAACGAGCTATTTATCAATTAGATGAAAATGGAAATCGAACTCAACGGATTGCTACTGATCTTTATGATGCTAAAACTCGACCTTGGTATCAACAAGCGATGCAAGCGAACCAAACAAAATGGAGTGGTGTTTATACCTTTTCCAGAGGGGATGTAGGAATTACTTTGGCTACCCCTATTTATGATCAAACGGGTGATTTTAAAGGATTAATGGCGGTTGATTTACTATTAGAATTAATCAGCGATTTTTTACATAATATTAAAATTAGTCCTACTGCTCAGACTTTTATTGTAGATGATTCAGGACAATTAGTAGCCACTTCTACGGAAGAAAAACCCTATATTAAATCGGAAGAAAATCAAATCGCAAAACCCTTAAAAGCGATTGAAAGTTCTAATGGTTTAACTCAATCAACGGTGAAATATTTAATTCAAAATTTTCATCAATTTAACCAAATTCAAACATTACAACAATTAGAATTTACTTGGAATGGACAAAAACATTTTCTACAAGTTCTTCCCTACAAAGATCAGTATGGTTTAAACTGGTTCGTTGTTGTGGTGATTCCTGAATCGGATTTTATGGAACATATCCATGAGAATAACCGTATTACTATTTTATTATGTTTAGGAGCGTTAGGACTGGCTATTATTTTAGGAATTATTACCAGTCGTTGGGTGAGTCAACCTATTTTTGAACTCAGTCAAGCGGCGGATGGGTTATCTAAAGGAAATTGGGGAACACCTGTTCAGCATAAACCCATTTATGAATTAAGACGGTTAGCACAAGCGTTTAATCAAATGCGAATTCAGTTAAAACAATCTTATCATAAATTAGAAGAATATTCAAAAAGTTTAGAGCAGAAAGTTGCGGAACGAACCCATGAATTAGAAGAAGCGAAACAAGCCGCAGATGCAGCTAATCGTGCTAAAAGTACCTTTTTAGCGAATATGAGTCATGAGTTAAGAACGCCATTAAATGCTATTTTAGGGTTTAGTCAATTGATGTCGCGTAACCCCACTTTTTCCCAAGGTTCTCAAGAGTTAAAGATTATTAATCGCAGTGGTGAACATTTATTAGAACTGATTAACGATATTTTAGATTTATCCAAAATAGAAGCGGGAAAAACTATATTAACTGAACAAAGTTTTGATCTTTATCAATTCTTGGATACCTTAGAAGGAATGTTAAAAATTAGAGTGACTTCTCAGGGACTTCAGTTTATCGTTCAATATGGCGAGGAGGTTCCTCGGTATATTATTAGTGATGAGAAGAAATTACGTCAAGTGTTAATTAATTTATTGGGGAATGCGATTAAATTTACAGAAAAAGGTCAAGTCATATTGCGGGTGAAACCTTTACCCTTTCAGGAACATTTACCTGGAGAAAACAGCAACAATAAACTGTATCTAAGTTTTGAAGTAGAAGATACTGGAATGGGAATTAAACCCGAAGAGCTTCAGGATTTATTTGATGCTTTTGTGCAAACGGAATCAGGCCAAAAATCCCAACAAGGCACAGGGTTAGGGTTGGCAATTAGTCGAAAGTTTGTGCAGATGATGGGAGGAGATATTACCGTTAGTAGTCAATTTGGGGTAGGGAGTATTTTTCAATTTACAATATTAACAACTCAGGCAGAATTTTCTGAAAGTTCACACCAGCACACTCTAGGGAAAGTTATCGGTTTATTACCGAATCAACCTGACTATAAAATATTAGTTGTTGATGAAGTTGTTGAAAATCGGTTATTAGTCAAACGGTTATTAAATTCCGTTGGATTTGAAGTTTTTGAAGCTGGAAATGGGTTAGAAGCGATTCAAGTTTGGGAACAATATCAACCACAGTTAATTTGGATGGATATGCGAATGCCTGTAATGGATGGATATACAGCAACTCGTCAGATTAAACAAAGACACCAAGGAAAAAATACGGTGATTATTGCTTTAACTGCGAGTGCGTTACAGGATGAAGAACATATTATTTTGGAAGCCGGATGTGATGATATTGTCAGAAAACCTTTTCAAGAGGCGGAATTGTTTGATAAAATGGCTCAATATTTGGGAATTCAATATATCTATGAAAACGAAAGTCCCCAGGATTCCCCATCACTCAACTCAATTCAATCCTTAACGCCAGAAATCTTTCAGAAAATGCCGTTAGCATGGGTTCAACAATTGCATCAGGCGGCGGTAAGTGGAGATGATAGCTGGGTTAGTGAGTTAATTCAACAAATTCCTGATTCTCAAGTAGAACTAGCAGAAATTCTGACATTATTAGTAGATGAATTTCGATTAGATACCATTAGTGATATCACAAAACTTGTAATTTAA
- a CDS encoding NUDIX domain-containing protein encodes MVLSRAKQFWNFGQTVLGIIFRHPVPGTSIIPILPNGQIVLVRRRDNGKWALPGGMVDWGEEISTTIQRELTEETGLELVKIRRLVGVYSSPDRDPRIHSICVVVEADVQGNFQVQDIHEITEVKAFDVTSLPTDFSHDCERHLQDYLNGLTTLA; translated from the coding sequence TTGGTTTTATCACGCGCGAAACAGTTTTGGAATTTTGGACAAACGGTATTAGGGATTATTTTTCGTCATCCCGTCCCTGGAACCAGTATTATTCCCATTCTGCCTAATGGCCAAATTGTTTTGGTGCGACGTCGAGATAATGGCAAATGGGCTTTACCTGGGGGGATGGTAGACTGGGGCGAAGAAATCTCAACCACAATTCAACGGGAATTGACTGAAGAAACTGGGTTAGAATTAGTGAAAATTCGACGTTTAGTGGGTGTATATTCGTCGCCAGATCGAGATCCGCGAATTCATTCTATCTGTGTGGTTGTGGAAGCGGATGTTCAAGGGAACTTTCAAGTTCAGGACATCCATGAAATTACGGAGGTTAAAGCCTTTGATGTCACATCCCTCCCCACGGATTTCAGTCATGACTGTGAACGTCATCTTCAGGACTATTTAAACGGTCTGACGACGTTAGCTTAA